From one Rhopalosiphum padi isolate XX-2018 chromosome 2, ASM2088224v1, whole genome shotgun sequence genomic stretch:
- the LOC132921198 gene encoding H/ACA ribonucleoprotein complex subunit 3 yields MLLRYYRSEEGTRVYTLKNMDPAGNQTLSAHPARFTPTDQHSKERIRIKERFGLLPTQKKAPIY; encoded by the exons ATGCTTTTGAGATACTATCGCAGTGAAGAAGGTACTCGGGTTTATACTTTAAAG AATATGGATCCTGCTGGCAACCAAACTTTGAGCGCTCATCCAG CTCGATTTACACCAACTGATCAACATTCTAAAGAACGGATTCGTATTAAAGAAAGATTTGGACTTCTGCCAACACAAAAAAAAGCACCTATTTACTAA